A DNA window from Brachionichthys hirsutus isolate HB-005 unplaced genomic scaffold, CSIRO-AGI_Bhir_v1 contig_814, whole genome shotgun sequence contains the following coding sequences:
- the LOC137916031 gene encoding endothelial cell-specific molecule 1-like isoform X1, with protein sequence MCKTRLLVADNPTTCWSRGQSVHPERSSLTMPLLLLPLLLSVLSSVPLQDAEAWGVSVKYAVNCPDRCTAERCGGTHGCTWTVLDDCGCCRVCAAGRGEHCYRTVSGMHGVKCGPGLFCEFYKDEDDYGDEYGICKDCLYGTYGIECRKTCNCKGGICDRETGACLTLRFFAKIASKLKNEPQAAGEGGSGEVGAIQSSDQDTDGPLAPKRLQPR encoded by the exons ATGTGCAAAACAAGGTTGTTGGTCGCTGATAACCCAACAACCTGCTGGAGCAGAGGTCAGTCAGTCCACCCAGAGAGGAGCAGCCTCACcatgcctctcctcctcctccccctcctcctctccgtgctGTCCTCCGTCCCGCTGCAGGATGCGGAGGCGTGGGGCGTCAGCGTCAAGTACGCGGTGAACTGCCCCGACAGGTGCACGGCGGAGCGCTGCGGCGGGACGCACGGCTGCACCTGGACGGTCCTGGACGACTGCGGGTGCTGCCGGGTCTGCGCAGCCGGCAGGGGGGAGCACTGCTACCGCACGGTGTCGGGCATGCACGGGGTGAAGTGCGGACCGGGATTATTCTGCGAGTTCTACAAGGATGAGGACGACTACGGAGACGAATACGGGATTTGCAAAG ACTGCCTGTATGGAACCTATGGGATTGAATGCCGCAAGACGTGCAACTGCAAAGGTGGGATCTGTGACAGAGAGACGGGCGCCTGTCTCACTCTCAGGTTCTTTGCCAAAATCGCCAGCAAACTGAAGAACGAGCCACAAGCAG CCGGGGAGGGGGGTTCCGGAGAGGTCGGCGCCATCCAGAGCTCGGACCAGGACACAGACGGGCCCCTGGCCCCGAAGCGGCTCCAGCCCCGCTGA
- the LOC137916029 gene encoding carbonyl reductase [NADPH] 1-like, with the protein MSKVAVVTGSNKGIGLAVVRALCQQFEGDVFLTARDQGRGQEAVTSLASQGLDAKFHQLDIDDPSSVTAAAAFFKETYGGVDVLINNAGIAFKGADTTPFSVQAQVTLKTNFFSTRNMLTHFLPLIRRGGRVVNVSSFVGSRTLNQCSPALQQRFRSDDITEEELGGLMQQFVDQTQKGEHKRGGWPETAYGVSKTGLTTLSMILARRLSEERPTDGILLNACCPGWVRTDMAGPKAPKSPDEGAVTPVYLAMLPPGATEPHGKFVSDKRVQEW; encoded by the exons ATGAGCAAGGTTGCCGTGGTAACAGGCAGTAACAAGGGCATCGGCCTGGCCGTCGTCAGAGCGCTCTGCCAGCAGTTTGAAGGAGACGTTTTCCTCACGGCCAGAGACCA ggggcgtggccaggaGGCCGTGACGTCTCTGGCCTCGCAAGGATTGGACGCCAAGTTTCACCAGCTGGACATCGATGACCCGAGCAGcgtcactgcagctgctgctttcttCAAGGAGACGTATGGAGGAGTGGACGTCCTGATCAATAACGCTGGGATAGCCTTCAAAG GGGCGGACACCACTCCGTTCAGCGTTCAGGCCCAGGTGACCCTCAAGACCAACTTCTTCTCCACCAGGAACATGCTGACCCACTTCCTGCCGCTCATCCGACGTGGAG GTCGTGTGGTGAACGTCTCCAGCTTTGTTGGGTCCAGGACTCTGAACCAGTGCAGCCCCGCCCTCCAGCAGCGTTTCCgtagcgatgacatcacagaggaggagctggggggACTGATGCAGCAGTTCGTTGATCAGACCCAGAAGGGCGAGCACAAGCGGGGCGGCTGGCCTGAGACGGCGTACGGCGTCTCAAAGACTGGACTAACG ACGCTGTCCATGATCCTGGCTCGCCGTCTGTCCGAGGAGAGACCGACTGACGGG ATCCTGCTGAACGCCTGTTGTCCCGGTTGGGTCCGCACCGACATGGCTGGCCCGAAGGCGCCCAAGTCGCCTGACGAGGGCGCCGTTACCCCCGTGTACCTGGCGATGCTCCCGCCCGGCGCCACAGAACCCCACGGAAAGTTTGTCTCTGACAAACGGGTTCAGGAGTGGTGA
- the LOC137916031 gene encoding endothelial cell-specific molecule 1-like isoform X2: protein MCLRKSSVWSEDAEAWGVSVKYAVNCPDRCTAERCGGTHGCTWTVLDDCGCCRVCAAGRGEHCYRTVSGMHGVKCGPGLFCEFYKDEDDYGDEYGICKDCLYGTYGIECRKTCNCKGGICDRETGACLTLRFFAKIASKLKNEPQAAGEGGSGEVGAIQSSDQDTDGPLAPKRLQPR from the exons ATGTGTCTGAGGAAAAGTTCAGTCTGGTCTGAG GATGCGGAGGCGTGGGGCGTCAGCGTCAAGTACGCGGTGAACTGCCCCGACAGGTGCACGGCGGAGCGCTGCGGCGGGACGCACGGCTGCACCTGGACGGTCCTGGACGACTGCGGGTGCTGCCGGGTCTGCGCAGCCGGCAGGGGGGAGCACTGCTACCGCACGGTGTCGGGCATGCACGGGGTGAAGTGCGGACCGGGATTATTCTGCGAGTTCTACAAGGATGAGGACGACTACGGAGACGAATACGGGATTTGCAAAG ACTGCCTGTATGGAACCTATGGGATTGAATGCCGCAAGACGTGCAACTGCAAAGGTGGGATCTGTGACAGAGAGACGGGCGCCTGTCTCACTCTCAGGTTCTTTGCCAAAATCGCCAGCAAACTGAAGAACGAGCCACAAGCAG CCGGGGAGGGGGGTTCCGGAGAGGTCGGCGCCATCCAGAGCTCGGACCAGGACACAGACGGGCCCCTGGCCCCGAAGCGGCTCCAGCCCCGCTGA